AGCACATTGCGGTCGGTGCTGGAGCGGCGCACGCCCTCCTGCACGAACTTCATCGCCTCGTTGTCCTCCAGGCCGAGAAAGCCGGCCGGCCCCATCAGGTTGCCCTGGCGCAGGCGATGCTGTTCCATCTCCTCGGTGTCGTCCTCGTAGCCGAACATGGTCCACTGCATGATCATGCTGTTGGGGCCGTTCGGCACGATCTGGCGTACGCCCAGCGTGTTCATCTCGCGCTGCACCACCAGGTTCGGCCAGATGGTCTGCATGGTGACCGACCAGGGCGAGTCGAACTCCTTCACGTAGTCGAGGAAGCGGTCGTCGCGCAGGCGCATGCCCTCGTGGAATGAGCGCATCTCCTTCTTGTTCTCGTCGCTGACCGCCGCGTACTTGTCCTCCTTCTTGGCCGACGCCATGGTGCCGTGGCGGCCATGGACCGGGTCCGCGATCATCGCTGCCTCGTTGCCTGCGACCAGGAGACCGAACACCACGAGGAAGGAATGCAGCAGCGTCGCGTGGTATGGGTCCTTCAGGTTCTCGTGGTACATCTTCCAGTTGCAGGGCAGCTCGTTCCTGTAGTAGCCGTGCACCTTCAGCCGCTTGCCGTTGAAGACGACGTCGAAGTCCTTCAGGATCTCCGGCGTGAGGTATTCCTCCAGCGGCTCCATGTCACTCGCATAGGAGGCGAAGATCACGCCGTTGCGCGTGGCTACGTGCAGCTTGAGGAGGCCGTGGTCCTCGTTGCGGAACTCCTTGGGCATGCCGCCCTCCCGGTTGACGCCGCGCTTGAAGGGCACGCCCTGCAGGTTGCCCTTGAGGTCGTAGGACCACTGGTGGTACGGGCAGACGAACTCGGTCGTGTTGCCCTGGCCGTGGCGGCAGAACTCTGCGCCGCGGTGCGCGCAGCGGTTCTCGAACACGTTGACCGAGCCGTCGGCGGCACGCGCCACGACCACCGGCGTCGCGCCCACGTAGGAGCGCTTGAAGTCGCCGGTGTTCGGGATCTCTGCTTCGAGCGCGACGAAGTTCCACGAGCGGCCGCGGAAGATCTTTGCCATCTCCTGGTCGTAGACCGCCTGGCTGGTGTAGACCCAGTCGGGAATGAAGTGCAGCGCGTCTTCGGGCCATTTGCAATCGGACAGTGCGGCGTCCTTGGTGCTCGGCGTCCAGTTGATGACCGCGTGGGTGCTGTACATGGAAATCTCCGTCAGGGAAGTGAATAGGTGGCGGCAACGGTGTCGCGCACCGCCTGCCGCATGGGAATCGATGCATCGCAGAGCGCTGCGGCGCGGCAGGGCGTACGCCGTTCGACGAGCGCGCGCAGCTGGCGCAGGTCGCCGCCGGCATTGACTGCGATGGCATGGCACAGACGGGCCTCGCTGTCGAAGCCGAGCAGGAGAAATTTCGGCGTCGCGTCATCGGGTGCCTGCGAGCCGCGCAGCTGGTAGGTCAGGCCCGGCACCGGCATTCCGAGCATCTGCACGTTGCAGCCGAACTGGTCGGTCCAGAACCACGGCGTGGCGGCGGGCTCGGTCGCCACGCCCAGCATCCCGCCGGCCGCGATGCGCGCCTGCTCGTTCGCGCTTTGCCAGGACTCGAGCCGGATCTCTTCGCCCAGGAGGGGCTGGAACTGACTCGTGCAGTCGCCTGCGGCGAAGATGTGCGCAGCGCTCGTGCGGCATTGCGCATCGATCCGGATGCCACCATTGACCGGATTCAGCTCGAGCCCGCTTGCACGCGCCAGTTCCACCTCGGGCACGAGGCCGATGGCGACCACGAGCAGAGCAGCGTGCAGCGCGCTGCCGTCGTCCAGGGCGATCTCGACGCCGTCGGGACACGGTCTGATCGACGTGCAGCGGCAAGCCAGCCGCAGGTCGATTCCGGTGCGACGCACACGCTGTTCCAGCCACTGCGAGAACGCCACCGGCACTGCGCGCGCCAGCACGTGTGGCGCGCTCTCGAGCACAGCGACTTCGAGCCCCATGGCGCGCGCGGTGGAGGCGATCTCCAGTCCCAGAAACCCTGCGCCGAGCACCACCAGCGACTTGCCCTGCCGCATCGCCCCGCGCAGCGCCTGCGCGTCGGCAAGCGTGCGGATGGTGTGGACGCCCGGGGTCCCTTCGGGCAGATCGGGAAGTCCGCGTGCCCGCCCGCCCGTTGCGAGCAGGCAGCGGCTGAAGGACAGCGCCTCGCCGTCGCTGCAATGCGCCACCGACCGCGCGGCATCGATCGAGGCGACCACGGTGCCGAGCCGCAGCTCGATCGAGTGGTCCGCATGGAAGCCCGCCGGGTGGATGCCGATGCGTTCGTCCATCGCGGCGTCGCACAGCACAGCCTTGGACAGCGGCGGCCGTTCGTAGGGCAGCGGCTGCTCGCTGCCAACCATCACGATGCGGCCCGCGTGGCCGAAGGCGCGCAGCGCCGCCGCTGCGGTGGCGCCTGCCTGTCCGGCGCCGACGATGAGGATGGGGTCCTCGTGCGACATCGACCGCTCCTCAGGCATCGACCAGCACATCGGTGCCCTCGACGCGCACCGGATAAACCCGGATCGGCTGCGTCGCCGGCGCGCACAGGGCAGCGCCCGTGCGCAGGTCGAAGCGCGCCTGGTGCAGCGGGCATTCGATGCAGCCGTCTTCGACGTAGCCGTCGGAGAGCAGGGCGTACTGGTGAGTACAGACGTTGTCGGTGACGTGGAACTCGCCGGCGCTGCGATAGAGCGCGAGCTGTGCGTCGCCGAGTGCGATCGGCATGACTTCGTCGTCCTGCAACTGAGTCGCAGCGGCAATCCGGATCCAGGCCATGAGGCGTCCTTTGAAACGTACACTGAGATGTTGTCGTCAGTGTACTGAACATATATCGCCTTTGTCTACGGGCTTACCCTGGCACGATTCCCGCTGTGGCGGTGCACGCCTGGCCGAGGCACCAACCTAGTGCCGATCGTTGGCAAAACTGCAGTATTCATGCCCTTGCATCGGGCGTGTCCATGCTTTCTGCACCATCCGGGATAGTCCTAGTGAAAGAGCGTTGACACTGCTTAATCTGGTCAGCATACTGACAATAATCCTGCCGTCCACGAACTGAAGTTCGCTCCGGCTCCGACTTGTTCATCACCAACTGGAGTGACTCCATGCAGCGACGCCGCTTTCTAGAGAAGACCGGGACCCTGGCGGGCCTGGCAACCCTTGCCGCACCCGCGCTGGCGCAGACGGCGCCCAGCGTGAAGTGGCGCATGTCGACGAGCTGGCCGAAGAGCCTCGACACCATGTACGGCTCGGCCGACCACCTGTGCAAGCGCGTCGCCGAGCTGACCGACGGAAAGTTCGAGATCCGGCCCTTTGCCGGCGGCGAGATCGTTCCGCCGGCGCAGAACATGGACGCGGTCAGCAACGGCACCATCGAATGCAGCCATGTGCTGGCCTCGGCCTTCATCGGCAAGGACCCCGCGCTCGCCTTCGATGCCGGACTCGCATTCGGTCTCAATGCACGCCAGCACAACGCCTGGGTACACGCCGGCGGCGGCATGCCCCTGCTGCGCGCGCTCTACAAGAAGCACGGCATCGTCAATTTCGTCTGCGGCAACGTCGGTGTCCAGATGGGCGGCTTCTTTCGCAAGGAGATCAAGTCGGTGGCCGACCTGCAGGGCTTGAAGATGCGCATCGGCGGCATCGGCGGCATGGTGCTGGCGAAGATGGGCGCAGTGCCGCAGCAGATTCCCGCATCGGACATCTACTCCGCGCTCGAGAAGGGCACCATCGACGCGGCCGAATGGATCGGCCCCTACGACGACGAGAAGCTGGGCCTTCATCGCGTGGCGCAGCACTACTACACGCCAGGCTGGTGGGAAGGCAGCGCATCGATCACGGCCATGGTCAACGAGAAGGCGTGGGCAGCATTGCCGCCGACCTACAAGGCGGCCTTCGACTGCGCGGCCTCGGAGCAGACGATGCGGATGCTGGCCGAGTACGACGCGCGCAATCCGGATGCGCTGAAGAGGTTGATCGGGCAGGGCGCGAAGCTCGCGTACTTCCCCCGGGATCTCATGACCGCGGCCTACAACGCCTCCAACGAGGTGTACGAGGAGCTTTCGGCCAGGAACGCGGACTTCAAGGCCATCTATCCCAAGTGGAACGAATTCCGCCAGAGCGAGGCGAGCTGGTTCCGGGTCGCCGAGAGCGCGCTCGACAACTTCACCTTCGCTGCAGTCACCAAGAACAAGACCTGAGTCCCCTCACGCCGGAAGCCGCCATGAACCTCCTGCTGCGCGCGTCGGGCCTGATCGACGCATTGAACCGATGCGTCGGCCGGCTGGCCTGCTGGCTGATCCTGCTGGCCGTTCTGATCAGCAGCGGCAATGCGGTCGCCCGCAAGACGCTGAACATGAGCTCGAACGCGATGCTGGAGATCCAGTGGTACCTGTTTGCGGCGGTCTTCCTGCTGTGCGCCGGCTACACGCTGCTCAGCAAGGAGCACGTCCGGGTCGACCTGATCTTTTCGCAGCTGTCGCGGCGCAAGCAGCTGTGGGTCGAGATCGGCGGCACGCTGCTGTTCCTCGCGCCGATGACGGTGCTGATCCTCGTGCTCTCCTGGGCCCCCTTCGTCGACGCCTGGGCGAGCGGCGAAGTCTCCGCCAATGCAGGCGGGCTGATCCGCTGGCCGGTGAAGCTGCTGATCCCGCTCGGCTTCGGCCTGCTGCTGCTGCAGGGGCTGTCCGAGATCATCAAGGACGTGGCCGAACTGCGCGCCTTGCGCGGCGAGCAGGGGACCGTTCCATGATCGAGCTCCTGACGGCGTACCTCGCGCCGGTCATGTTCGCCTGTCTCGTGCTGCTGCTGCTGGTCGGCTACCCGGTGGCGTTCGCCGTCGGCGCCAACGGGCTGCTGTTCGGTGCAGTGGGCATCTGGCTCGGACTGATCGAGCCGTCCCTGTTCCAGGCCTTGCCGGAACGGGTGTTCGGCATCATGTTCAACGAGACGCTTCTGGCGATTCCGTTCTTCACCTTCATGGGTCTCATCCTCGAGCGCAGCGGCATGGCCGAGGAGCTCCTGGACACCATCGGGCAGCTCTTCGGCCCGGTTCGCGGCGGCCTGGCGTATGCGGTGATCCTGGTAGGCGGCCTGCTGGCTGCGACCACCGGCGTGGTGGCTGCCTCGGTCATCTCGATGGGCCTGATTTCGCTGCCGATCATGCTGCGCTACGGCTACGACAAGCGCCTGGCCACCGGTGTGATCGCGGCGTCGGGCACGCTGGCGCAGATCATTCCGCCGTCGCTGGTGCTGATCGTGCTGGCCGACCAGATGGGCCGCTCGGTCGGAGACATGTACGCCGGCGCCCTGGTGCCCGGGCTGCTGCTGGTGGTCCTGTACATGGCCTATGTCTTCTTCCATTCGCTTTGGAAGCCGGCGGCGGCGCCGCCGTTGCCGCCCGAGGCCCGTACCCTGCGCGGCGGCGCGCTGCTGCTGAAGGTCATGACCTCGCTGGTGCCGCCGCTCGTGCTCATCTTCCTCGTCCTCGGCACCATCTTCATCGGGCTTGCGACCCCGACCGAAGGCGGCGCGATGGGGGCCGTCGGCGCGCTGCTGCTCGCACTGGGTCGGCGCCGCCTGTCGCTGCCGCTACTGAAGCAGGCGATGGACAAGACCGCCAAACTCACGTGTTTCGCGATCTTCATCCTGGTCGGTGCGACGGTGTTCGGGCTGGTCTTTCGCGCCGTGAACGGCGACGTCTGGGTCGAGCACCTGCTGCTCGACCTGCCCGGTGGACAGCTCGGCTTCCTGATCGTCGTCAACCTGATGGTGTTCGTGCTGGCCTTCTTCCTCGACTTCTTCGAGCTTGCCTTCATCATCGTGCCGCTCCTCGCGCCCGTCGCGGACAAGCTCGGGATCGACCTCATCTGGTTCGGCGTGCTGCTGGCCGTCAACATGCAGACTTCGTTCATGCATCCTCCCTTCGGCTTTGCGCTGTTCTACCTGCGCTCGGTCGCGAGCAAGGACGTGAGGACCGGTGACATCTATCGCGGCGCGATACCCTTCGTGCTGCTGCAGCTCGTGATGGTCGCGCTGGTGATCGCCTTCCCCCGGCTCGTGACCGGCAACGTCCACCAGGCGAAGGCGGTCGACCTGAGCAAGATCCGGATCGAGGTGCCGCAACAGGCGGACGATGCGTCGTCGGCCTACCCCGGAGCCGCAGGCGCGGCCAGCCCGGCGCTGCCCGGCCCCGCCAACCCGTGACCACCCCCAAGGAGACCCCGTTGGATCCAGCCAGCCACGACCCCAGAACACAAGGCCAGGGCGTCGGCGCCCGCGTCGAACGCAAGGAAGATGCGCGCCACCTGCACGGCCGCGGCCGCTTCGTTGCCGACATGGACATGCCGGAGCTCAGCGAGGTCGCCTTTCTGCGCAGCCCGCTCGCCCATGCGCGCATCGTCTCGGCACGGCTGCCGCAGGAAGGCGCCGAGCGCGTCGTGCTGCGCGAGTCGATGGCGGATGCGCTCGACATCGTGGCCGATTCCACGCTTCCAACCTACCAGTCCTCGGCCCAGCCGCCGCTCGCCTGCGGCAAGGTCCGCTTCGTCGGGGAGCCGGTCGCCATGGTGTTCGCGCCGACGCGGGCCGAGGCCGAGGACCTGGCCGAGCAGGTCGAGGTCGAGTTCGAGGACCTGCCGGTCTATGCCGATGCGGCGTCGTCGCGTGCCGCGACGGGCGAGCTGATGCACCCGGGCTGGCGCGACAACACCTTCGTCACGCTGAAGGCCGACAAGGACTTCGAGCTGCACGCGAAGCAGGCCTCGCTGGTCGTCAAGCGCTCGATCGACCTCGCGCGCCAGTGCATGGTGCCGATGGAGGGCAAGGCGGTGCTGGCCTACTGGGACCACCAGGCCGACCAACTCGTGGTGGTGAGCGCCACGCAGGTGCCGCACATGATCCGCACCGTCATCGCGCAGTGCCTGGGGCTGGAGCAGGGGCGCGTGCGCGTGATCTCGCCGGACGTCGGAGGCGCCTTCGGCTACAAGTGCGTGCTCCAGCAGGAAGAGCTGTGCGTCGCCTGGCTGGCCAAGACGCATCGCAAGCCCTTTCGCTACATCGAGGACCGCCGCGAGCACCTCATCGCCGGCGCCAACACGCGCGAGCACCACTACGAGATGACGGCGTATGCCGACGCGCGCGGCCGCCTGCTGGCGCTGGACGCCCGCATCACCATCGACGGCGGCGCCTACTCGGTGTGGCCCTTCACGATCGGCCTCGAGCCCGGGCAGGCGGTCGGAAACCTGCCCGGTCCGTACGCGTTCGGCGGCTACCGCTGCGTCACCGAGGCGGTCGCGACCAACAAGCCCGGCTTCGTGCCCTATCGCGGCGTGGCGCGCACGGGCGTCTGCTTCGCGATGGAGCTCACGATGGATGCCATCGCCCGCGCTGTCGGGCGCGAGCCCTGGGAGGTGCGCCTCGAGAACCTGGTGCCCGCGTCGGCCATGCCGCATGTCAATGTCGCCAACAAGCATTTCGACAGCGGCGACTATCCGGCCAGCCTGCGCAAGGCGTGCGAGATGATCGGGCTCGATGCCGTGCGCGAGCGCCAGCGCACGGACGAGGCCGACGGCCGGCTCATCGGCGTGGGCTTCGCCACCTACACGGAGCAGTCGGCGCACGGCACCTCGGTGTTCGCGACCTGGGGCACGCCCGTAATCCCGGGCTTCGACTCGGCCACGGTCCGCGTCACGCCCGACGGCGGCCTCGAAATGCGCGTCGGCGTCCATTCGCACGGCCAGGGCATGGAGACCACCTTCGCGCAGATCGCGCACGAGGTCCTCGGCATCGACATCGCAAGCATCAAGCTCGTGCACGGCGACACCGGCCTCACGCCTTTCTCCACCGGGACCTATGCCTCCCGCTCGCTGGTGATGTCGGGAGGTGCGGTATCGAAGGCCTGCAAGGCGCTGGCACCGCGCATCCTGCACATCGGAGCGCACCTGCTCGGCGCCACGCCGCAAGAGGTGTCGATCGAAGCGGGCCGCGTCGTCGGCCCCGCGGGCAGCGTGCCGATCAGCGAAGTGGCGCAGGCCTGGTACCTGCGCCCCGACCGGCTGCCGGCCGACGTGGACGCGCAGGGCCTCGAGGTCACGACCGGTTTCAAGCCGAAGGTCGATACCGGCGCCTTCACCTACGCGAGCCACGCGGTCACGGTCGCGGTCGACCCGGACATCGGCCACGTCGAGATCCTCGACTACGTCGTCGTCGAGGACTGCGGCACCATGATCAATCCGATGGTGGTCGAGGGGCAGACCTACGGCGGCGTTGCGCAAGGCATCGGCACCGCGCTGTACGAGGAGACGCCGTACGACCGCAACGGCCAGCCGCTGGCTTCGACCCTGGCTGACTACATGCTGCCGGGCGCGACCGAGGTGCCGAACCTGCGCATCCATCATTTCGAGACGCCATCTCCGCACACGGAGTTCGGCGCCAAGGGCATGGGGGAGGGCGGCGCGATCGCACCGCCGGCTGCCATCTTCAATGCCGTCAACGATGCCCTGCGCCCGCTCGGCGCCGAGGTGGCGCACACGCCGCTCACGCCGCGCCGCCTGCTCGAAGCCATCGCCGCCGCCCAGATCGCCGGCAGGCACAGGAAGGCCGCGTGAGGACCGAACGATGAAAGCCGCAAGCTTCGACTACCAACGACCGCCCACGCTGCAGGCGGCACTGCGCCTTCTGAGCGACGCCGGCGGCAGCGCGAAGGTGATGGGCGGCGGCCAGTCGCTCGGCCCGATGCTGAACCTGCGGCTCACGCGCCCGAAGCAGGTGATCGACGTCTCTGCCCTGGAGGAACTCCGGGGGGTCGCGCAGGATGGCGATGCGATCCGCATCGGCGCGGCCGTCACCCATGCCGAAATCGAGGACGGCGCGCATGCGCTGCTGCGCGGCGGCCTGCTGCAATCGGTCGCGGGCGGCATCGCGTATCGGGCGGTCCGCAACCGCGGCACCGTCGGCGGCAGCCTCGCGCATGCGGACCCGGCGGCCGACTGGGTGCTCGCCGCGTCGGCGCTCGGCGCAGAGGTCGAGGTCGCGTCGCAGGCGGGCACGCGCCGCGTGCCGATGGACGGATTCATGCAGGGTGCCTACACCACCGTGCTGGGCGAAGGCGAATTGCTCGTTGCGCTGCGGGTGCCGCAACTCGGTCCCGCCGCTCGCTGGGGCTACTTCAAGTTCTGCCGCAAGACCGGGGAGTTCGCCGAGGCCAGTTGCGCCGCGGTGTTCGATCCGGCGCGCAAGCTGGCCCGCGTCGTGCTCGGCGCGCTCGACGGCGCGCCCCAGGCGCTGCCTGCGCTGGCGGCCCAGGTCGCGCGCAGCGGCGCCGTGCCGTCTCGCGACGCCATCGCGGCGGCCGTTGCGGTTGCCGCGGCGTCCAAGGACGCCGTCGATCGCAAGTTGCTGGCCGTGGCCGTCGAGCGCTGCCTGGCCCAGGTTTTGACATTGGAATCCGTGCAATGACCTCCATCGCCATCGCCATCGAACTCAACGGCCGCAAGGTCCAGCGCGAGGTTCCTGCGCGCATGCACCTGGGCGACTTCGTTCGGGAAGAGGGGCGGCTGACGGGCACCCACCTGGGCTGCGAACATGGCGTCTGCGGCGCCTGCACGGTGCTGGTCGACGATCGGCCGGTGCGCTCGTGCATCGCCTTCGCGGCCGCGTGCGAGGGCCGAAGGGTGACCACGGTCGAGGGCTACGACGCCGACCCGGTGATGGCGCTGCTGCGTCCCGCCTTCTCGCGCCACCATGCATTGCAGTGCGGCTTCTGCACCCCGGGCATGCTGGCCACGGCGCGCGACATCGTGCTGCGCTTTCCCGAGGCCGACGAGGCGAAGATCCGCCTCGAGCTCTCGGGCAATCTCTGCCGCTGCACCGGCTACATGGGCATCGTCGCCGCGGTTCGCGACGTGCTGGCGCAATGCAGCACCGACGCACACGCGGACATCGCGGCGCTGCGTGGTGCATTGCGTGTCGAGGGCGGCGTTGCCGCA
Above is a window of Variovorax sp. RA8 DNA encoding:
- a CDS encoding aromatic ring-hydroxylating dioxygenase subunit alpha, which translates into the protein MYSTHAVINWTPSTKDAALSDCKWPEDALHFIPDWVYTSQAVYDQEMAKIFRGRSWNFVALEAEIPNTGDFKRSYVGATPVVVARAADGSVNVFENRCAHRGAEFCRHGQGNTTEFVCPYHQWSYDLKGNLQGVPFKRGVNREGGMPKEFRNEDHGLLKLHVATRNGVIFASYASDMEPLEEYLTPEILKDFDVVFNGKRLKVHGYYRNELPCNWKMYHENLKDPYHATLLHSFLVVFGLLVAGNEAAMIADPVHGRHGTMASAKKEDKYAAVSDENKKEMRSFHEGMRLRDDRFLDYVKEFDSPWSVTMQTIWPNLVVQREMNTLGVRQIVPNGPNSMIMQWTMFGYEDDTEEMEQHRLRQGNLMGPAGFLGLEDNEAMKFVQEGVRRSSTDRNVLKLDSNHVGTTKSLISEAAIRAMYGYYREVMGF
- a CDS encoding NAD(P)/FAD-dependent oxidoreductase, coding for MSHEDPILIVGAGQAGATAAAALRAFGHAGRIVMVGSEQPLPYERPPLSKAVLCDAAMDERIGIHPAGFHADHSIELRLGTVVASIDAARSVAHCSDGEALSFSRCLLATGGRARGLPDLPEGTPGVHTIRTLADAQALRGAMRQGKSLVVLGAGFLGLEIASTARAMGLEVAVLESAPHVLARAVPVAFSQWLEQRVRRTGIDLRLACRCTSIRPCPDGVEIALDDGSALHAALLVVAIGLVPEVELARASGLELNPVNGGIRIDAQCRTSAAHIFAAGDCTSQFQPLLGEEIRLESWQSANEQARIAAGGMLGVATEPAATPWFWTDQFGCNVQMLGMPVPGLTYQLRGSQAPDDATPKFLLLGFDSEARLCHAIAVNAGGDLRQLRALVERRTPCRAAALCDASIPMRQAVRDTVAATYSLP
- a CDS encoding non-heme iron oxygenase ferredoxin subunit — its product is MAWIRIAAATQLQDDEVMPIALGDAQLALYRSAGEFHVTDNVCTHQYALLSDGYVEDGCIECPLHQARFDLRTGAALCAPATQPIRVYPVRVEGTDVLVDA
- a CDS encoding TRAP transporter substrate-binding protein, with translation MQRRRFLEKTGTLAGLATLAAPALAQTAPSVKWRMSTSWPKSLDTMYGSADHLCKRVAELTDGKFEIRPFAGGEIVPPAQNMDAVSNGTIECSHVLASAFIGKDPALAFDAGLAFGLNARQHNAWVHAGGGMPLLRALYKKHGIVNFVCGNVGVQMGGFFRKEIKSVADLQGLKMRIGGIGGMVLAKMGAVPQQIPASDIYSALEKGTIDAAEWIGPYDDEKLGLHRVAQHYYTPGWWEGSASITAMVNEKAWAALPPTYKAAFDCAASEQTMRMLAEYDARNPDALKRLIGQGAKLAYFPRDLMTAAYNASNEVYEELSARNADFKAIYPKWNEFRQSEASWFRVAESALDNFTFAAVTKNKT
- a CDS encoding TRAP transporter small permease subunit, with translation MNLLLRASGLIDALNRCVGRLACWLILLAVLISSGNAVARKTLNMSSNAMLEIQWYLFAAVFLLCAGYTLLSKEHVRVDLIFSQLSRRKQLWVEIGGTLLFLAPMTVLILVLSWAPFVDAWASGEVSANAGGLIRWPVKLLIPLGFGLLLLQGLSEIIKDVAELRALRGEQGTVP
- a CDS encoding TRAP transporter large permease; amino-acid sequence: MELLTAYLAPVMFACLVLLLLVGYPVAFAVGANGLLFGAVGIWLGLIEPSLFQALPERVFGIMFNETLLAIPFFTFMGLILERSGMAEELLDTIGQLFGPVRGGLAYAVILVGGLLAATTGVVAASVISMGLISLPIMLRYGYDKRLATGVIAASGTLAQIIPPSLVLIVLADQMGRSVGDMYAGALVPGLLLVVLYMAYVFFHSLWKPAAAPPLPPEARTLRGGALLLKVMTSLVPPLVLIFLVLGTIFIGLATPTEGGAMGAVGALLLALGRRRLSLPLLKQAMDKTAKLTCFAIFILVGATVFGLVFRAVNGDVWVEHLLLDLPGGQLGFLIVVNLMVFVLAFFLDFFELAFIIVPLLAPVADKLGIDLIWFGVLLAVNMQTSFMHPPFGFALFYLRSVASKDVRTGDIYRGAIPFVLLQLVMVALVIAFPRLVTGNVHQAKAVDLSKIRIEVPQQADDASSAYPGAAGAASPALPGPANP
- a CDS encoding xanthine dehydrogenase family protein molybdopterin-binding subunit, which codes for MDPASHDPRTQGQGVGARVERKEDARHLHGRGRFVADMDMPELSEVAFLRSPLAHARIVSARLPQEGAERVVLRESMADALDIVADSTLPTYQSSAQPPLACGKVRFVGEPVAMVFAPTRAEAEDLAEQVEVEFEDLPVYADAASSRAATGELMHPGWRDNTFVTLKADKDFELHAKQASLVVKRSIDLARQCMVPMEGKAVLAYWDHQADQLVVVSATQVPHMIRTVIAQCLGLEQGRVRVISPDVGGAFGYKCVLQQEELCVAWLAKTHRKPFRYIEDRREHLIAGANTREHHYEMTAYADARGRLLALDARITIDGGAYSVWPFTIGLEPGQAVGNLPGPYAFGGYRCVTEAVATNKPGFVPYRGVARTGVCFAMELTMDAIARAVGREPWEVRLENLVPASAMPHVNVANKHFDSGDYPASLRKACEMIGLDAVRERQRTDEADGRLIGVGFATYTEQSAHGTSVFATWGTPVIPGFDSATVRVTPDGGLEMRVGVHSHGQGMETTFAQIAHEVLGIDIASIKLVHGDTGLTPFSTGTYASRSLVMSGGAVSKACKALAPRILHIGAHLLGATPQEVSIEAGRVVGPAGSVPISEVAQAWYLRPDRLPADVDAQGLEVTTGFKPKVDTGAFTYASHAVTVAVDPDIGHVEILDYVVVEDCGTMINPMVVEGQTYGGVAQGIGTALYEETPYDRNGQPLASTLADYMLPGATEVPNLRIHHFETPSPHTEFGAKGMGEGGAIAPPAAIFNAVNDALRPLGAEVAHTPLTPRRLLEAIAAAQIAGRHRKAA
- a CDS encoding FAD binding domain-containing protein; protein product: MKAASFDYQRPPTLQAALRLLSDAGGSAKVMGGGQSLGPMLNLRLTRPKQVIDVSALEELRGVAQDGDAIRIGAAVTHAEIEDGAHALLRGGLLQSVAGGIAYRAVRNRGTVGGSLAHADPAADWVLAASALGAEVEVASQAGTRRVPMDGFMQGAYTTVLGEGELLVALRVPQLGPAARWGYFKFCRKTGEFAEASCAAVFDPARKLARVVLGALDGAPQALPALAAQVARSGAVPSRDAIAAAVAVAAASKDAVDRKLLAVAVERCLAQVLTLESVQ